A genome region from Micromonospora peucetia includes the following:
- a CDS encoding glycogen debranching N-terminal domain-containing protein: MAQSNTVRILDGSTFVVSEDTGDIEATPSEPTGFFALDTRYLSTWVLTVNGERLNPLSYDDLQYYEARFFLVPGMATHYIDAKLSIIRERTVGNSFQEQLTILNHDEKPVDLEIRMDAAADFADLFQIKDEILNKKGELYTEVESDRLRLGYRRGNFIRETTICSSPPPRYDSKGFAYSIHLEPNEQWEAQIDVTTAAPSMGGRDLRMALREQTADRLALQHDLEEWVARAPKVNSQHGRVASTYRRSLIDLAALRFSPLSLGGASLPAAGLPWFMTMFGRDSILTCLQTLPFTPELSKTTLRVLASLQGSRFDDFRDEDPGRILHEMRYGETAAFEEQPHSPYYGSVDATPLFLVLLDEYEKWSGDTALVMELERECRAALKWIDDYADLVGTGYIWYERRNTDTGLENQCWKDSWDSISYRDGKLPPFPRATCEVQGYAYDAKLRAARLAREFWGDPTFADRLEREAAALKERFNRDFWVEDGGYYALALDPDGRQCDVLSSNIGHLLWSGIVDHDRAEKIAEHLIGPRLFTGWGVRTLAEGEVRYNPIGYHNGTIWPFDNSFIAWGLRRYGFAEEAAVIASGILDAATYFEGRLPEAFGGYPRELTKFPVEYPTACSPQAWSTGTPLLLLRTMLGLEPHEGHLAVEPRLPIGMGRIEVLDIPGRWGRVDAFARGRLDLHRLSD, translated from the coding sequence ATGGCACAGAGCAACACGGTCCGGATCCTGGACGGCAGCACCTTCGTGGTGTCGGAGGACACCGGGGACATCGAGGCGACGCCGAGCGAGCCGACCGGGTTCTTCGCCCTGGACACCCGGTACCTGTCGACGTGGGTGCTGACGGTCAACGGGGAGCGGCTCAACCCGCTCTCGTACGACGATCTCCAGTACTACGAGGCCCGGTTCTTCCTGGTGCCGGGGATGGCGACGCACTACATCGACGCCAAGTTGTCGATCATCCGGGAGCGGACGGTGGGAAACAGCTTCCAGGAGCAGCTCACCATCCTCAACCACGACGAGAAGCCGGTAGACCTGGAGATCAGAATGGACGCGGCGGCCGACTTCGCCGATCTGTTCCAGATCAAGGACGAGATTCTCAACAAGAAGGGGGAGCTCTACACCGAGGTCGAGTCCGATCGGCTACGGCTGGGCTACCGGCGGGGCAACTTCATCCGGGAGACGACGATCTGCTCGTCCCCGCCGCCGCGGTACGACAGCAAGGGCTTCGCCTACTCGATCCATCTCGAACCCAACGAGCAGTGGGAAGCCCAGATCGACGTCACGACCGCGGCGCCTTCCATGGGTGGTCGGGACCTGCGGATGGCGCTGCGGGAGCAGACCGCGGATCGGCTGGCCCTCCAGCACGATCTGGAGGAGTGGGTCGCCAGGGCCCCCAAGGTGAACAGCCAGCATGGTCGGGTCGCCTCGACGTACCGGCGCAGCCTTATCGACCTGGCCGCGCTGCGCTTCTCGCCGCTCTCCCTCGGCGGCGCGTCGTTGCCGGCCGCCGGCCTGCCCTGGTTCATGACCATGTTCGGCCGGGACAGCATCCTGACCTGCCTCCAGACGCTGCCGTTCACGCCGGAGCTGTCGAAGACCACACTGCGGGTCCTGGCCTCGTTGCAGGGCTCGCGGTTCGACGACTTCCGGGACGAGGACCCGGGTCGGATCCTGCACGAGATGCGGTACGGCGAGACCGCCGCCTTCGAGGAACAGCCGCACTCGCCGTACTACGGGTCGGTGGACGCGACCCCACTGTTCCTGGTGCTGCTCGACGAGTACGAGAAGTGGAGCGGGGACACGGCGTTGGTCATGGAGTTGGAGCGGGAGTGCCGCGCCGCGCTGAAGTGGATCGACGACTACGCCGACCTGGTCGGCACCGGCTACATCTGGTACGAGCGGCGCAACACCGACACCGGCCTGGAGAACCAGTGCTGGAAGGACTCCTGGGACTCCATCTCCTACCGGGACGGCAAGCTGCCGCCGTTTCCCCGGGCCACCTGCGAGGTGCAGGGGTACGCGTACGACGCGAAGCTGCGGGCCGCCCGACTGGCCCGCGAGTTCTGGGGCGATCCGACGTTCGCCGACCGGTTGGAGCGGGAGGCGGCGGCGCTGAAGGAGCGCTTCAACCGGGACTTCTGGGTGGAGGACGGCGGATACTACGCGCTCGCCCTGGACCCGGACGGACGCCAGTGCGACGTGCTGAGCTCCAACATCGGTCACCTGCTCTGGAGTGGCATCGTCGACCACGACCGGGCTGAGAAGATCGCCGAGCACCTGATCGGGCCCCGGCTCTTCACCGGTTGGGGGGTGCGGACGCTGGCCGAGGGCGAGGTCCGCTACAACCCGATCGGCTACCACAACGGCACGATCTGGCCGTTCGACAACTCGTTCATCGCCTGGGGACTGCGCCGGTACGGCTTCGCCGAGGAGGCGGCGGTCATCGCCAGCGGCATCCTCGACGCGGCCACCTACTTCGAGGGCCGGCTGCCGGAGGCGTTCGGGGGCTATCCGCGCGAGCTGACCAAGTTCCCGGTGGAGTATCCGACGGCGTGCAGCCCGCAGGCCTGGTCCACCGGCACGCCGTTGCTGCTGCTGCGCACGATGCTCGGCCTGGAGCCGCACGAGGGACACCTGGCGGTGGAGCCCCGGCTGCCGATCGGGATGGGCCGGATCGAGGTGCTGGACATTCCGGGCCGGTGGGGTCGGGTCGACGCGTTCGCCCGAGGCCGCCTCGACCTGCACCGGCTGAGCGATTGA
- a CDS encoding lysophospholipid acyltransferase family protein — translation MPELVYPPVIAAAKTMFRVLDLKITIEGAHHIPRTGGAVLASNHVSYLDFIFCGLGAQPAKRLVRFMAKKSVFTHKVSGPLMRGMRHIPVDRRAGAGSYATAVSALKRGEVVGVFPEATISRSLTVKDLKSGTTRMASEAGVPVLPVALWGTQRLWTKGRPRTLTRRHTPITILVGEPMQPADYPDANAMTVDLKVRLTALVDRAQRDYPDAPAGPDDAWWLPAHLGGTAPTLEEAAALDAPGRRTPTP, via the coding sequence ATGCCGGAACTCGTGTACCCGCCCGTGATCGCCGCCGCCAAGACGATGTTCCGGGTCCTCGACCTGAAGATCACCATTGAGGGCGCCCACCACATTCCGCGTACCGGCGGGGCGGTGCTGGCCAGCAACCACGTCAGCTATCTGGACTTCATCTTCTGCGGGCTGGGCGCGCAACCCGCGAAGCGGCTGGTGCGGTTCATGGCCAAGAAGTCCGTCTTCACGCACAAGGTGTCCGGCCCGCTGATGCGTGGGATGCGGCACATCCCGGTGGACCGGCGGGCGGGCGCCGGGTCGTACGCGACGGCGGTCAGCGCACTGAAGCGCGGCGAGGTGGTCGGCGTCTTCCCGGAGGCGACGATCAGCCGGTCGCTCACGGTCAAGGACCTCAAGAGCGGGACCACCCGGATGGCGTCCGAGGCCGGTGTGCCGGTGCTGCCGGTGGCGCTGTGGGGCACCCAGCGGCTCTGGACGAAGGGCCGGCCGCGCACCCTCACCCGCCGGCACACCCCGATCACCATCCTGGTGGGCGAGCCGATGCAGCCGGCCGACTATCCGGACGCCAACGCGATGACCGTCGACCTGAAGGTGCGGCTCACCGCGTTGGTCGACCGGGCACAGCGCGACTACCCCGACGCGCCCGCCGGCCCCGACGACGCTTGGTGGCTCCCGGCGCACCTGGGCGGCACCGCGCCAACGCTGGAGGAGGCCGCCGCCCTCGACGCCCCCGGCCGCCGAACCCCGACACCCTGA